Genomic DNA from Xiphophorus couchianus chromosome 12, X_couchianus-1.0, whole genome shotgun sequence:
GAAGATCATATTTTGTGACCTTACCGGACCTCCCCGCTGCTCGTACGGTAGCTGCCTTTGTAGAAACCATGGAAGCTGTCAGATAAGTTTGCAGCAAACTCCAGCTGGACCTCATACTTTCTGCCCTTGGTCAGAACTGATTCAGACAGCAAAGCAAGCTGATGGAATCGAGGGTACTCCAGCACCCGTAGAGGCCGGACACCCTCAGGTGCCAAGAGAACCACATTGGATATGTGCATTTGCTTGGCATGGAGGATAACAATGCTGGTGTCTTCTTTCACATCCAGACTGATGCGAACCACCCCGGTGAAGTCCAGGGAGGTGAGGTTTGGGTGTATGGTTAAGTCATAGTGCAAGGGGCTGATGGTTACGGGAAGCCTCATGCGGTCCCAAGGGAAGGGTTCACCGTTGGTGGCTACAGGAAGCTCTTTGGCTTGATCTTGATTTGGGATTTGAGCTCCAGATGAGGGATGAATAGAAACAAAGAGCACCAGCAGGAGGGGAAACATGGTGGCAAGGACAACAGGAAATCCTTTCACctagaatattattaaaaagagCAAACATGCAGAATTTAGTTTAAATTCATAATGATTTCGCAAAGTAAATTATCACAGTTGAGCAGTTTAATCAAATAACTGCAACACAAGCACATTCACGGACAATAGCAGGGAAGACATGAGCACAACAGTTTCGATTTTACCAAAACCTTCATTCATTTGTAGACGCCAAACAACTAGAAGAATATATATTTCACATAAAGGAAGAACCTGTATGATCTTACAGCTCCAATATTGAtcattattaaatttaaaaatgtaacattctTCCACCTTACCATTTCGCCTTCTCCTCGCAGTTTGTCAAGagtgaaagtgaaacaaaagcTGGAGGAGGAATTGTATGCAGAGCAGGAAACGGCGGAGAGCTGCCAGCAGTTAGTTCCGTGTCACAAACTGAGAAGCATCCTcggtttttaaaatgcaatgctTTCCCACCTCTGTAATTCAAACCAACACAGCCCAGAAACTGCGGGGCATGACAACAACCCGCCTAGTTTTATCCCATTAAAACCTTCACAGTAAATAAATGTGGGCTAAAACTTACTGAATCATTGCATTAAAGTCCCTAAAGATACCAACGGAAACACGAGCATAATTTTCACCGGGACACTCTGGGAAAGGACCAGGAAGTCCAACGTATTTACGACTAAACTAATTCAGACCAGCAGAGGGAGACATTGCTTAATTTTAAAAGGAGTCAAGAGACGCAAATTCCTCTTGCCAGAAAAAATCTACAGATAAGTGAAAACTAAAAAGTATCTTATAACTTATAACCATTTAAATAAGCAAACCTAAATATGACTAAATACACTTGATATTCAGTGGAATGAGGAAACTTGTATTAATTCATTATATAATTTAGAAGGACTCCAAATTAGTCAGTCTCTTAAATAAGACAATGCACCAAACTGAGTATTTTTCTAGTAGGAGAAAACAAGTCCATTACTTATTCCTACAGGAGACATTTTAGGAGACATGGCAGGCTGTACAATGTTCTAAAGCTTGCAGACCATAGAgttgataataaaataataaaagaaatatcatgaaataatattttatcatctcagaataattaatacattataaactaaataaaaacaaaaatcaacttttgCGAGTGGATATAAATGAAGTATTATGTTTACAGCGTGTTACTAGAATATTAGTAACACACTATGAGgaatgcatgaaaaaataaataaaatccctaAATACTCTAAAAATacccttttaaaataaaactttagacTATTGTTTAGAAAATACTTCATTGCAACCTGTCCTGGGTCACCaatgaaatgtgattttcttaagtccagcaggtggcagtaaaTTTACATGTGAGGTGATTTGCCAACCGTCAACAACGAACGAAGAAGAAGTCAACCGCCGGATATTCCGAGGatcaatatgaaataaataatacatttaggAGGTTTTTGACTTTAACTTTCAATAATTGCTGGGATTATTACACAGGGACTAAATGGGTGCATATTATTGCGCCATATGTAATCAGACAACATTCTGCGGGAAGAAGAAACACATCTTTGGAAAAAATCACCAAAGCAGACTCAGAGTCGTTCTACTTAAATTTACTGAAAAGGTGAGGAGCTTAAATTAGCAcagtttgtgcaaaaatgttgtttacaaTGTGTCGTGTGTTTTTCTATCCTTTTGCATTACCGAATACTACAATAATAATGCTCTGACATGCCAGACCAGTTGCTAATGATGTTAGCTGCTAACCgtgttattgtttattatattttcgCCTTTTCTCACCTACTTCTGCGACAAGTTTAAGCTATTATTTAACAGTCGTCCCCAAATGTGACATGACATTCAACACAATAAACTATATAATTGTAATGGAGCTACATTCACTCCTATCTTTAAGACTGGGGTCATTTCAATAATCCATATTAATTTGGATGATTATAGTTTACAGCTATTGCAGAACCCCAGATCTGTGAACAAATAAGTGCTCGATATATAATACTCTGTGTTTAAACTATGAGTTTCactctttatttgaaaagtatCATGTTTTTCCATACCAGTAGCATTTATTCAGATATTAACAGTGTAATAATGGCATgtgatttatttgtgttgtcAATAGGTAACAGATACTCTTCATAATGAGAGAATTAGTTGCTATATAATGGACTGTATCTAGATTTTAAGTTCCCAATTGGCCTAAATTCCTAATATTATTTTGGACTTAAGTTTACAACTTAAAAAtcattatattttcataataatgtgaaaataataatgtgttgACACTATTTTTGCTGCATTACATTTCCAATCAAATCGAATatgttgagttttaaaaaataaaactttcaaagtcatcaaaatatgattttttctttttcataattcAACCATTACAAAGGTAACTTTGAATACCTATTTAccgttttgtgttttgatttaagTCGTCAGTGAAAAAGGCATTATGGCTTTAATCAGTGCTCTGTACCaattaaacacttttaaaattcttcatttttcaataaatggattagcttgttgttttttaacagtaATCTTAATTTCCTTCTGTTCCATGACTGTCCCATGATGGCTGTCAGGTCAAAGAAGCTCGACGAACCCTTAAAAGACCCCAAGTGGAAAAGTTTGATTGCACTCAGCACAAGCAGAAGTTCTGGTGCTACTGCTGTGGTCTTGAAGTTGAACGGGACGTCACAGATGACAACATGACAGTGATGTATGGAGGCTTATTGGAGCACATGGCCACGTACGTCTTTTATGGTTAACTTTTGTATTTAAGttcatttgttcttttcctctgtcttttctacagattttgtcttttgtaaagGAGCAAATAGATTTTTAGTCTgcccaaatatttaaaaatgtttagcattttGAAGTTTATATtggagaaaatgaacatttaaaatacatgtaGAGGACTTAACGAACTTCTTTCAAATGTAGAAATCAGgatatatgtaattttaaactgtAACTAGATCTGGGGATGACAAATCGTTAAGTCGAAACACTGGGTATTAAAAATCTCAAATACTTTTCATTCCAGACGAGAACACAGAAACAGTACTTATAAGTTTTGGTGGGACAACAAGGCTGACCCCAAGCTTAGAGATAGAGTCTTAATCGCAGAGGAAGAAACTGAAAGGTAAGACAACAAGTTTGTATGAAAGAAATATGGATTTAAAATCAGGTAAAATCAATTACATTGTTTGGTTCTTTCTAGGTTTAAGGCTGAAGTGGCAAAAGTTTTGGAGTCCTTTGTGGAAAAGGAAGACGAGTATATTAAGCAggtaatgaaaaaaacattttgagttgtacttttgTTATCTTTCTTGAGATTAAACCAAGAAACATCAGCTGTGTTCTTACATAATTTCATTTGcacactttctttttaaattgatctTTCTTGAATTAACTTATGCGCTAAAGTTATTTCAGTCTGCACTATGTTGATAGGCAATGAGGCGTGACAGTGTGCAGTGAATGCTAACGAACAGTACTGTTTTTCTGCTTATCTTTCCATGAGTGCAGCAAGCTGATGTTATCCGGGCCCAGGAAAAGCACCGCCAGGAGGTCTTCCAGTGTCTTTTAGAGGTTTGTTTTCCAAAGATGCAGTGGCAGTATCCATCACTGTGGCCTTGGCTGGtatttttctatgtaaaaaGGAAAATCCCTTTATTTTCCAGCTGAATGTTTAGTCATCACAAGAGGTAAACAACATTCGCCGAGAGATTATTTATGAGATTGGGTTGCACAGATTTAACTAGCTAGGATTTTAACTTATGCAAGTTGTAATAAACTAAAAGCTATTTGGAAATTCAAGTCGAGACATGTAATGATATTGCAGAGTAATTTACCAACTGATTGACATGATATGGAAAGAAATGTTGAGTGGAACTtgcaggacagaaaaaaaagattaaaaagcaaaatcGGTTATGAATTTTAACAGTTTCAAGGCAAAATGTagtaaagaaatttaaataaatgggtctagtcttttatttaataactaaaCTATATACTTTAATCCATCTGaacaaatacatgaaataattgtaaagtttgtttaaatatttaaagcagcTTCAAAAATATCACTCATCATTTCTCATCAATCTTTgcacaaatattttcaataactACTAAACTTTCTTCACCGTACCTTCTACCACTTTTCCTATCACCACACATGCAAAAAGccatgttttaattattttttcctctttttttctaattcaaacttttcaccttgtttcatattttatgtttgggttgtattttatttttgatttagattttttcacCCTTTGTCAGTTAACTATACACTGTAGACATAAAGAAGGTATTAGTCGATGGTTTATTCAAATATATATGGCCCAAAATTGTTTAATGATAAGAGAAAACTGAAGTTAAGCATTATTAGATGTAAGATATCCTCTGTGAACCCATGTTGGCTTTTCCTGAATCAATATCAGCCCAATGAAGAGCGGGAGTTATCCAATGGACCCAGCAGCACCGATCCATTGGTGGAGGTTTCTGTCAGGTAACGCTGTGttgacataaaacaataaagcattttATGTTGTCATTGATTTCACTGTGagtgatgtttctgtttggtaCTCATCGTCTTGTCTGGGAACCAGTTCTCAGTTTCAGTCTCAAGTGTCGGAGCAGCAGGTTGGGAGCAGGTTTGACCCGATTATTGAGGCGCCCTGGACACTTGCAGGACGAAACCTGACTTTTATTGGTTATCAGGTAAACTCGCAGCTTTTTTATGAATCTTTGAATGCTTAtatgtttgtattatttttttcactaattTGGTGCAATGCAAtagttaatctttttttctcttttgcaggATTCATCAAGCAGTGGAAATGTGCATACGGGTAACTTCTTGTTAATTCTTTTGCTTACTTTCACAGTgagattatttgtttaattatttgttttaatcacaATTGTAGCACTAAGCAATGCTGTAACACATATTTCTAATTTTCACTTCTGAGATCCGTTTCCACACAATGTAGTCAAGCACAATTTTGGAAGGATGGACATATTGACCTTATGTTTGACCAcaatttaatctatttttttttccatttttcctcaaaattctatCCTGGTGTATGACGGCTGTAGCTTGGCTGAAATTGGGATATCAACAGAAAAATTTCCCCAAACAAAGCAGGAGAACTACAGcaacatgacagaaaatatttggtgTTGAAATGTCTCAACATGAACGAAATTCTGCAACAGAGCTGTGTATCTACAAATTCCTGTAAACCTCATTAATCTGAAGCAATGTTGTAAAGAAAATGACTCAACATTCCTGCACAGAGGCTGATACAAAAATGGCAGCTTTAAATTGGGCGGGTGCACAAGCTTTTGAAtcattgattttcattttttgacagtgagaaaaactttatttttgtcttgactGTATGTTCTGActtatctatttttaatttaatgttttgctcTTCACACATGGTGTGTTGTTTCTCTAATAGGTTTGAGTGTAGCTCAACAGCTCAGCATTGCATTGTGTGTGTTGCAGGAGCCGTTCCACCTTGGCTCCAAGAAGATCCACTAGAGGGGCCGTCCGGAGCAGCGGCACAGGCTGAGATCGGCCCGTCACTCCAGGAGTTCCTCAAGCAAAGTATCTTAGCACATGCATTGTTTGCTGTACAAAGACCAACTAGTTATTCATTCAGATTTATGAGTAACTTTTGTTCTCTAAACAGTTTAACTGCATACTCCAGACACATCAAAGTACTGTGTAACAAAAGGTTCATTATCTGTCTTTTTTCCAGAGGAGCAAGAAAAACTAAGGAAACTTCCTCCGAATAGAGTGGGAGCCAACTTTGATCACAGCTCTCATACAGACGCCAACTGGCTTCCCTCTTTTGGTAGAGTGTGGAACAGTGGCCGGCGCTGGCAGTCCAGGTAAGAGCCACAATGGGAAAAGAATTGCCACTTCTGAAGAACATTGGAGATATTTTTAGGGAAAATAAGAAACCATTTGGCAAAGCTGTATTAGTTATAAGTAAGAACATTTAGTTCCTTCAATTTGGAGGTCCAGACAATTGTCACAACGGACAATTGAAAGCAATACAGTTATATTCATAATAATAGCAGTGTGTTTAAAAAGGTGAGTAAACCtcaaaattcttcaaataaattgtgttttaatgaaCACAAATGCATTTGGGATACTGCACATTCTATTTCAAatcaaaaaagtggaaaaagtaattgaatattacaatattttacagaaagtcATGTTAAAAAATAGCAGTTTTGACATCTTTCTttacaaactcaaaaataaactaagaaatGCTGGAAGATTCATCTTGCTTTAGAATCATAAACTAATATTTAGTTGCATAACCATGGTTTCTGATAACTGCGTCACATCTGTGGTACATGGAGTCAGCCATGTTTTTACAAGTGGATACTGTGTAGCTGGTGAATCCTTTGCTGTCATCAGTGGTCATATGGCCGTTCATAAATAAGCACAGACTGTTGTGTTTTGCAATATGCTTATATGGTGAGTGTGTTACAGCATTGCTTAGTGCTACAATtgtgattaaaacaaataattatttattttctttaattcctGTTCCTTTGGTATATAATAATCAATTGTCATTTTACATGAAGCTGTAGTTCTAATGATTCAATTGTTAGTTTTCATGCTCAAGCGTTGAAGACGTCATATTTCTAATTTACATTCCACCCATGAGGTTTGATGTTAGTGTGATTTAATACAAGCTGCTTCTAAGCTCTGTGAGATGGATACATatgcaacatgtttttaaatagaTAATGAGGAACACTGCATTAAGTTTTTCTTCAACAGCTTAATGTTTTACTCAGAATCTGCTGGTCTTACGTAAATCAGCTGACAAGATGCTGAAAACCTGATTCTTACAGTCTAAGGAAGAGTTCAAGTTTACATTGTCTAATCCAGTCTCACCTTAACATCTTAAAGTCTACACTGTTaggaatttattattttttgtcccCAACAGACACCAATTCAGACAAGAGGAGGGGCAGAAGAATAAACAGAAGAGGAAGCGGGAACATGCCACCAGCggatcaaaaacaaaaccagccaAACAGCCGCCCAGTTctgatatttaaaacttgattcCATGCATTAGTACTAAGGTTTggaattatgtttttatgtgttaaattGGTTTTTATGCAGAATTTTTGTGAAGCTTTCTTGCAGTGTAGAAACCAATAAAACACTCCACCATTAATGAGGACATGTGCCCTCTTGTGCTGTATAGTTACAATTTACATAATGAAAAGCCTGAGGAAGGTTAATTTTGTTAGTATTGAAATTGCATTTGaaaattcattttatgttaACAGAAGTTGTGCCTCATGCTTTGCCCTACAGTtgacagaaaacattgttttaaggtatttttattCCAGTGAACAGCAGGGGGCATGAACAATCCAAATGAGACTGCATGTTAAAAAGTTAACAAGATATCAgtcctgtttttattatgaATGGAGCTTTACCTTTTTTAGCATATGTTTTCTATTTGGCCAGGCTGTAACCCTATAAATGATGAGCTTTCACCCCCGTTTTCAGATCATGTTATGGAAAGAATTACGAGAAAAGTGGAGCAAAGGCAAATGGGTCACTTGTAGATGAATGACTGCTTTTGAATATGCAGTGTGTGGTGTTCCACTTCCCTATgctaaaaaaatacagcaagcAGCCTTTTAAAGTCACCATAACCTGTCAAGAAGgaagttgtttttgtgtcacattttcagtaaagtaaaaacacatttcgaaatgtaaaaaagacaaatgaaaagaaatcatATTGGGGTTTCTTAGGATATTTGTAAGCATAGGGTTTATATATATAGtctgattttctgtttagaaataaaagtaattttttcacAGTGACATTTCAAATGTGGTTCCACTTCAAGTTAGAGTATTCTACTGGGTACGGTAATTTGGAGCAGGAGGGCTCTGTTCagtattttgtttcttgaaCTGCGCTCTTCTGGTCAGAGATCTCAGaagttatttatgttttcagactttgtcttttcataACTTCTCTTTGAGCTTCTCTTGACCTTCTCATATTCCTTTGTTACGTTGCTGCTGCTTTGTAGTGCTACGTCTCTCACGACTGCCCTCTTTTCTACTTTGTCCACAACCACAATGTCCAATGGGCGAGCCATTACCTGTTAGTGTAGATTTGGACTTCAGGGATCTGACCTTTATCCTTCGATGCTAGTCTCTAGACGGTATATCACACTTCGACTGCATTTGACACAGGTACACCTGTTCAGTTCTGTTACCAAGAATAGCAACTCAATACATTTAAGCATGCAAATGTGATAAAGATGACTTACTGAATTTACAACCAACCATCATTAAATTTTATTACCATAGAAACAGCTGACTTTGAATATGTAATGGCTGTTAGTGTTAGATGGGCTGGTCtaagtatttcagaaactgcagaTTTCCTGAGATTGCACCATCCTACCTTGTATCACCAACTCATACTGGCAGGAGTGTGGTAATAGCCACTGCCAgtggagaaatattttcttgacACACTTTGAAGCCTTTTAATATCAATCAAGTATAGTCTAAACATCACAGTCAACCAAGGTTTGTTGTAAACCATACCAGAACCCTTTATAAACACAGTACCTATCTTTAATTGGTACCTCCAGCCAGCTAATCTGACATGTTAAAGTGCTAAAATCTTGAACTAATTTGTTAAGAACAGTGAGTTCACCATAATCCAGTGGCCTACACAGTGACCAGACCGGAAAAGCTCAGATGATTCTGCGGTCTTTGGGTGTTTCAGAGATGAGTATAAATACATATGTGTACCTGGAAAACAGTCTGGACTGGAGATGCAACAGTAAAGCTGTCTACAATAAGGAACAGAGCATAGTTTAATTCTTCTAAAAGCTTAAGAATTTCAGTATTTGTAGTAAAATACATCTCATGAGTGTCTTCAGAGGCTGCTTTAGACTCACTGTGTTACAGACACAgttccttcctgcccacagctgTCAGCATCTACAATTGTTTGAAGAAAGTCGTATGaggagttacaacatttaaatttccTCTGGgcataataaagtattttattatagAGCACCTTTACGGTTTGGCGAATGTGCAAGTGAAAAATGTGCGAGGAATATTTGGGACACCTTGCTGAATCTATGTTACTAATAGTTAAGGCAGTTATGAAAGCAAAATGGAGTCTAACATGATACCAGCAATATATAcctcagtgattcttgagaagagggacaaaacaggtcctatggataaagcacaaaatttgaataaaatatacacaaaatataattctttcaaatatctgactaaactaacctgggccaggtgagcacaacaatgtatgttttcctggtgtttgctgaatattttttattttaaacattgtagtagGAAGATGGTGTCTTTAAAATCCTTTATACTGAAGCAGAACTCAATAtattataatagtttaaaacaattaaaggaatactaagataatatattatgacaattaagtataagtattcaaataaataattctaaaagtatcaataaattgaaattaaacataatttttatatattttccaactcaattgaaatttgtcccaagtttttgtcaacaccatcagacataaaaagaatgcaaaaagaTCAGGCATTATTGGGAGCATCAAAACTTCTGAGGACCCCATGAgctcttcctttctcttcctttgctAAGAGGGCTAAGCAGCTCTGGTAagcttattttattctttagttttttcttctgttttattcctaAGTTGCTCGTCACAACCATGATGTGTCAACACCATAACTGACAATTTACAAAACTTTGatgacattttgtgaaataaatgcttaattttagtGTACTGTAAAGATTTCATGGACCTGATGAGCTACAATATGGCCTCCTTCAGAATAACCATATAAACTGAGGTAGTTTGGCATTTTGTCAATTTCGTCAGACGTCAACTCCATCAGAGTTTTTAACTGACAGTGTGACTCTTTCAGTGATAGTGTTGACAAATCTCACTTACATGtgcagttaattcattttaatgtattttacataaatggcatTACTTCACATGTATCCAGTATTTCATTTTACTCACTAGTTTGTCACCACCTTCAGTTCTGTGTCAACTCCATCATGCACTGTCAACTCTGTCAGGtggactttatgttgttttttgttttaaataatatttcttttgtttcttgagaagcaagaaactgaaaactgagtaaaaatatcactaatagggtcattaaaaaataattttatatttatttttgtcagatggtgttgacaaagttctgggtcagatccattaaaaatgtagttttcaaaaaaatgttgcacCTGCACCTTAgcatctttacatttccaaaacattatttgtcatatttgtatacataagcttgaggaataataataattttaaaaaattgggaaaatttaaacccattttgtcccACTTCTCTAGCATCACTGACCTAATAAAGTGGTCACGTCTGGTTGAGCTGCTTGGCAGCTGTAACTAGGCATTTGACACCAGGTTGTTTGTAAATAATGGTAATAAAAAACTAGGAATTAAAACAATGAGCTTGTCAAGAGTTTAATGAGACAGGTGAATGAATGGATTTAGATCAGAAAACGTAGAGACTTCTATTTCAAGTCGTGCTTGCAGACCTTTCTCTTTTATCTTTTCCTTCACAtggcagaagaaaataaagccCCAGTGTGCTAACATGGGCGTGGAATCACTTCTGCTGCAAGGCACTATAGGGATACATGTAGCTGATCTATTCTTAGCTCTGTGAAAACATGGCTCTCCCTAATTCAGTGCAAATGGGAGGAAAAGAAGGGGATTACCACTCAGTTTGATACAGTGAACGGTCACTGTCATTGTGGCTGTAAGATATTTGTACGTTTAGGCCACGTATCGTTGCCGATTAACTGTCTCGTCCTTCCTTATATGCAGTAGGTAAATGTTAAATATCAAAGGATTTAGTGTGTATCGAGGGTTCAGCATAAAAGCCCTCCTGGCTTTAAAGACTGGGAGGGGAGAAACGCACGTGTAGTGGGTGGAGGTTTAACTAATCGACAAGCCAATCAAAGAGcagtatttttgaataaatctgCATGCTTTAAAAAATTGGTAGTGGCTGTATGTTGATTGGGTCAAAGGACCATAAGCAGCCAATCGGATAAATGGCAAAAGCCCAGCTGGCCGGCAAGTCCCGCCTTCCGCGTAGTTGTCAGCGAACCCCGGAAGTGtaccttaaagagacaggagaaATTTCAGGCTAAGGTTACAACAAGGAAAACAGCTGCGAATACCCACACAAAACAAGAAGACACAGATATAGAGGAATGGACGTAGCTTCGTAAAGCAGCAAGCGACTTGTGTGAGAGGACGAGACTGAATGTATTCGAGTATTTTGAGCCGTCACCTCCGCTGCTGAGACGGCTAACTTCTGGCTTCGATTTTCAAGTGGCAACGTTGACGCTGCAGCCAGCAGGGCAGAGATAACAAAAAGGCCAAACTCCGAGACGACAGGAATGCGTCAGTCTTGACTGTCTGGGCTGTGTTTCGTTTCCTGCGTCCACCTTTATTTGGGAGGTTTGTAACCCCAGAATCATcatcatgttctttttttttttttggtagccATTTATAACTGCATTATATGAAGCTTTTAGAGTGTCTGTtgggaaataagacaaaagctttttgttttcaacttgtAATATAGCTCGTTCCGGCTGAAATTCTTCCCCTGTTTATCATCCAGGTTGTCACAGACATCATTCTTAAGAATCAGGTGAAAGAATGACTGGCATCCAGCCAGAGACAGCTGATAACCTAAGAGTAGTTTGCAGGATTAAGAAAGGGGGCGTTCCCCTgctttgtctgttttctctgcACTTTTTTTATTCGTCTGCATGCACCCTTTGCTGCTATTGATAAAGAAGTGTTAGTCAAAATGTCATTATCTTTCTCTTGGGTGGTGCATTTGTCATGGGAACGCTTGTGTTGATGCATatgctttattttaatctttataCACTCTTGGGTTGTGCATCTGGAGACTAAGCAAATAGGGAAATATCAACAAGCCATGCAAAACAACTGTAAGACAATGCCTCAAGCTAAGCAAGGgagttgatgatgatgatgaagaagatgatgatgaatgTAAAGTGTGCAGGTCACTAGCACAGCAGTAGGTGTATTCTTCCCTTTGATTGCACTTGGGAGCTTTGTTGCATCATGCACTGCACAGGCTGCACAGgcattgtttctaaaaaaaatctatcatttGCTAgg
This window encodes:
- the cenatac gene encoding centrosomal AT-AC splicing factor; its protein translation is MGAYYCAICNQTTFCGKKKHIFGKNHQSRLRVVLLKFTEKVKEARRTLKRPQVEKFDCTQHKQKFWCYCCGLEVERDVTDDNMTVMYGGLLEHMATREHRNSTYKFWWDNKADPKLRDRVLIAEEETERFKAEVAKVLESFVEKEDEYIKQQADVIRAQEKHRQEVFQCLLEPNEERELSNGPSSTDPLVEVSVSSQFQSQVSEQQVGSRFDPIIEAPWTLAGRNLTFIGYQDSSSSGNVHTGAVPPWLQEDPLEGPSGAAAQAEIGPSLQEFLKQKEQEKLRKLPPNRVGANFDHSSHTDANWLPSFGRVWNSGRRWQSRHQFRQEEGQKNKQKRKREHATSGSKTKPAKQPPSSDI